In Vanessa atalanta chromosome 3, ilVanAtal1.2, whole genome shotgun sequence, one genomic interval encodes:
- the LOC125077451 gene encoding piezo-type mechanosensitive ion channel component isoform X8 produces the protein MQIMHKYYISVLLVRLVLPASLLLGIALRPFGLSLIYLLLYLIAPFPQVPDSKTFRGCRGKYLQLNLVVSALLLLVHAIWHSVLAGFAPYGSLFDDYPIIQTIGFNLGLVSYAGIDPLMAVHYLAPELVVMGTSLAVNLMVRTLLVGSSNDEVIRKDSKHQRFPLLTSAGKYLALLLLMASGIMRPSVTSGIYFLVFMGAATAWAVGKPLERGFAVVSRCVMAIMGVHIAVLLVYQCTWIIDIFPPETDMARYFGLTKLVILNETDSSNFTYEVTDDHMWATLASPLVILFSYFFLAIETRELFKPKAKKKSALTGLEAGKLNGSLVRGVSFHRGSRHAPRDKWRNATKKVRLLRNMSPSKRWSGGRASSVTRQLHQDSTGSVVVPDEESVMEIEEPTLMDDIVAAVVDFFQVLIRSSYIATTITMMAWSIMFHSWLTFVFLMWANIVWLCQDQRSFMLKTSPVLVCYAMLLLIAQYIYGMNLTESELPSNITEVNLHQIGLGREEGEPCVPLLIKSLFTCMFWVTLRQRVQELRRRRHSAVVTDMAAPLHLTVSAAATGVDASREEEKRSRLLVALGEWLRAACARYWIYVVVIMLFVIGITGERMTIFRIIYMFLFLFFILMFQISWYWWRRLMYVFWITVIIYSMINLILIYIYQFDNFSKTIETYLMINERLQHDLGLEPYHRADLFVKLLTPTLFLIITIMQVHYFHKDFMALSDPKTRTNSIAREVDSSRPSQGGTSTMKDDLPPLPLEDRPANEHSDSDTEAEQSIGTSSFNTAARRSMYRKSSRSRSYAARERVSAWRAARAFAWRRCVALRRRLADWTDKAFILLDIHLIKIVFLSLMLLCVFNVCAMHVPIMIIIAPALLLSSRKQRICVLLISTLISVYFMAKMVYQIEYIKHSFFDVNCTKMGENNTLNTTVYNNAEWVGFSKATSKRPLVVLLKGYIGLIAVFTFYSLVTYRQQTLRSMGLLPANKEKIMFPDVTRVDADNNLIHCFKYLVNYGFYKFGVEISLMCLMGVIGSRMDVCAVLYAGWLLALAAARRARLAQLWPAFTACVTALVPLQYMLAVGFVPQLCLRYPWGGNDQQMKHIRTWLFLPYDDEPPHAVKLIFDYFLLLFAARQLRVFRVEKVHGDSYAGGSNSEDIGKDWETPNFVNPVPDFLGYVGSWLDVLKRMVFLGMLWVTLAIMFMTGTNRVNLFSMGYLIGSFIFLWQGTDFYLRPKEAILQWWSWLLRYNVSVVVVKALLQIPGCMFSSVLQEHACWLVQLLGIGCVDKFAGGNIARFLKMQYDKDSMCSVPQEDIGLAWDGVCFAFLILQRRLFHSYYFYRVIDESKATTVLASRGADLIEELRQKQMNIQEEQEVKILEKIKVKMERIKANQKKIQGVMSKEPVHHDAGSGTVSAPVTHRHKAVRSGDYYMFDEFDDTDVHLKDDESSSDEEAPKTMGFGKGRTTTPRSEAVREADVDVKVSEHDRPGPSSELEDFAPQPESESFIDKLKGFLDTTTAFISSILVSLTRHLMKYSRDYRYVSRTLSVEKKRLKEKEGFGIGRREGSQMIWEPLPETLLHHKDVTTLEEQDDSMFKQEKSPIIHLVYALWYAVLAHTDIVCYIMVFINQIQSATILSIPLPLMVFLWGTLTIPRPTKTFWVTLIAYTEVIVLIKSMFQFEILPWNQKAIPANMPFTAPRIIGIERKFNYALYDLLLLLIIFLHRFMLKSLGLWKESTPEVELKEDMEYPLNPSDTQLLVEGRGEEVGRKYLEMHERPTPPAQTETNDISETPKKTVELREPEQTEDHDLEQEPGPSKVIDDDHYKVNDDQEPIIAVATTLEDTYSHYPQVIVLSVKRYLSPTRHFFQRMLAPGARVTADIYAYMFLCDFFNFLVVIFGFAAFGTHQGDGGVQAYLEENKVPIPFLVMLILQFGLIVIDRALYLRKFMLGKILFQYALIIGVHIWMFFVLPFITERTFNALLPPPMWYMVKCVYLLLSAYQIRCGYPRRIIGNFLCKSYHFLNMVCFRGFMAVPFLFELRTLMDWIWTDTSMTFMDWLKMEDIFASVFLLKCSRYVEDEFPQPRGAKKSATSKYLLGGGVLAFVIAIIWFPLVFFAFGNSVGQPNPPTDVTVKIRIGPFLPVYQMSAQSHNIDVFTEQDYTQLSNQYARDRTAQTFLSNYMYNDVAVVTINPNSTMTWQISPPELARLEKEAVSNASLAVKFTYVITHQSNNAQNPPTIDSNREVPLDAYIDGKPNPERETLLKLLADTAKPDTWLNVKMLFPKFLKVFNKGTSKPAYQLMPPISGTEHDDARFYRDVQLRLEREGDSVYWRVREACQPSDYLAAIPMNNCDMLVMYTFNDKLFPETLNFISGGGIIGLYTTFVFLASRVLRGFFSGIYTKIMFDDLPNVDRVLQLCLDIYLVREALELSLEEDLFAKLVFLYRSPETMIKWSRPKEEDSQEQRALPAPN, from the exons gtataGCACTGCGGCCATTCGGCCTTTCTCTTATATATTTGCTGCTGTACTTGATAGCGCCGTTTCCACAAGTACCAGATTCCAAAACATTCCgag GCTGCCGAGGCAAATATCTTCAACTCAATCTTGTTGTCTCCGCGTTGCTTTTGCTAGTTCATGCAATATGGCACAGTGTCCTGGCAGGTTTTGCGCCTTATGGTTCTCTTTTCGACGATTATCCGATCATTCAAACGATCGGATTCAACCTCGGTCTTGTATCATATGCGGGAATAGATCCACTTATGGCAGTGCATTATCTTGCACCGgag CTGGTTGTAATGGGCACATCATTAGCAGTGAACTTGATGGTGCGTACCCTTCTTGTTGGATCTTCTAATGATGAAGTTATTAGAAAAGATTCCAAGCATCAGCGGTTTCCTTTGCTCACAAGTGCAG GCAAATATCTCGCACTATTACTTTTAATGGCATCCGGAATAATGCGTCCTAGTGTAACATCAGGGATATATTTCCTGGTGTTTATGGGTGCGGCAACGGCTTGGGCTGTAGGAAAGCCCCTAGAACGTGGGTTCGCCGTGGTGAGCCGCTGTGTCATGGCCATCATGGGCGTCCATATAGCAGTACTTCTTGTTTACCAGTGCACTTGGATCATAGACATTTTTCCACCAGAGACGGATATGGCTAG ataTTTTGGCCTCACAAAACTAGTTATTCTTAACGAAACAGATTCATCGAATTTTACGTATGAAGTGACCGACGACCACATGTGGGCTACTTTGGCTAGTCCCTTAGTGATACTCTTTTCATACTTTTTCCTCGCCATTGAAACACGAGAACTCTTCAAACCAAAG GCGAAGAAAAAGAGTGCTTTAACTGGCCTCGAAGCGGGTAAACTGAACGGTTCTTTGGTGCGCGGCGTGTCCTTCCACCGCGGCAGCAGACACGCGCCGCGCGACAAGTGGAGGAACGCCACGAAGAAAGTTCGC CTCCTTCGTAACATGAGCCCTAGTAAGCGCTGGTCGGGCGGCCGAGCCAGCTCTGTTACGCGTCAACTGCACCAAGACTCCACCGGCTCCGTCGTTGTACCTGATGAAG AATCAGTAATGGAGATAGAGGAGCCAACATTAATGGATGATATTGTGGCTGCAGTCGTTGACTTCTTCCAAGTACTAATCAG atcttCTTACATAGCGACAACGATAACAATGATGGCATGGAGTATAATGTTCCACTCGTGGTTGACATTTGTGTTCCTCATGTGGGCAAATATCGTGTGGTTATGCCAGGATCAGCGATCCTTTATGTTGAAGACTAGTCCCGTGCTGGTTTGCTACGCAATGTTACTGCTTATCGCGCAGTACATCTATGGCATGAATCTTACGGAGAGCGAGCTACCGTCTAATATAACA GAGGTGAATCTGCACCAGATAGGCCTGGGCCGGGAGGAGGGCGAGCCGTGCGTGCCGCTTCTAATCAAGTCGCTGTTCACGTGCATGTTCTGGGTGACGCTGCGCCAGCGCGTGCAGGAGCTGCGGCGCCGTCGACACTCCGCCGTCGTCACCGACATGGCGGCGCCGCTGCACCTCACCGTTTCCGCCGCCGCCACTG GTGTGGACGCTTCTCGTGAAGAGGAGAAACGGTCACGCTTGCTGGTAGCGCTAGGCGAGTGGCTGCGGGCTGCCTGCGCTCGATACTGGATATACGTAGTTGTGATCATGCTCTTCGTGATCGGCATCACGGGCGAGCGAATGACTATCTTCAGGATCATATACATGTTCCTATTCCTGTTCTTCATACTCATGTTccag ATAAGTTGGTACTGGTGGCGTCGTCTGATGTACGTTTTCTGGAtaacagttattatatattcaatgatCAATCTcattctaatttatatataccaatTTGATAATTTCTCGAAGACAATAGAAACTTATTTGATGATTAACGAGAGATT gcaaCATGATTTGGGCTTAGAGCCATATCATCGGGCAGACTTATTCGTAAAACTATTAACGCCTACCTTGTTTCTCATCATTACAATAATGCAGGTGCACTATTTCCATAAGGACTTTATGGCATTATCTGACCCAAAAACGAG GACAAATAGTATAGCTAGAGAAGTAGACTCAAGTAGGCCTAGTCAAGGCGGTACTTCCACTATGAAAGATGAT CTACCACCGCTGCCACTAGAAGATAGACCCGCAAACGAGCACTCCGACAGTGACACTGAAGCGGAGCAGTCTATAGGAACGTCTTCCTTCAATACTGCTGCTCGTCGTTCTATGTACAG GAAGTCGTCGCGCAGCCGCTCGTACGCGGCGCGGGAGCGCGTGTCGGCGTggcgcgcggcgcgcgcgtTCGCGTGGCGGCGCTGCGTCGCGCTGCGGCGCCGGCTGGCCGACTGGACCGACAAGGCCTTCATCTTACTCGACATACATCTTATCAAGATCGTCTTTCTCTCGCTCATGCTGCTCTGTGTCTTTaat GTCTGCGCCATGCACGTtccaataatgataattatcgCACCGGCGCTGTTGCTAAGCTCTCGTAAGCAAAGAATATGCGTATTGTTAATATCTACTCTAATAAGTGTATACTTTATGGCGAAGATGGTCTACCAAATAGAgtatataaaacattcattCTTTGATGTGAACTGTACAAAG ATGGGAGAGAACAATACATTGAATACGACAGTGTATAACAACGCCGAATGGGTTGGGTTCAGTAAGGCGACGTCGAAGCGACCTCTAGTGGTACTCTTAAAGGGCTATATAGGCCTAATCGCTGTTTTCACCTTCTACTCGCTAGTCACATACAGGCAACAAACACTCAG gaGCATGGGTCTCCTACCGGCCAACAAGGAGAAGATAATGTTTCCAGATGTCACCCGCGTAGACGCTGATAATAACCTGATAcattgctttaaatatttagtgaaCTACGGCTTCTACAAGTTCGGAGTCGag ATCTCGCTGATGTGCCTGATGGGCGTGATCGGCTCGCGCATGGACGTGTGCGCCGTGCTGTACGCGGGCTGGCTGCTGGCgctggcggcggcgcggcgcgcgcgcctGGCGCAGCTGTGGCCCGCCTTCACCGCCTGCGTCACGGCGCTCGTGCCGCTGCAGTACATGCTGGCCGTGGGCTTCGTGCCGCAGCTGTGTCTGCGCTACCCTTGGGGCGGCAACGACCAG CAAATGAAACATATCCGTACTTGGCTCTTTTTACCGTACGACGACGAGCCCCCGCATGCGGTGAAGCTCATCTTCGATTATTTCCTGCTTTTGTTCGCGGCGCGCCAGTTGAGGGTGTTCAGAGTGGAAAAAGTCCACGGTGACTCTTACGCAGGCGGTTCCAACAGCGAGGACATCGGCAAAGACTGGGAAACCCCCAACTTTGTTAATCCAGTACCGGACTTTTTAGGATATGTCGG ATCATGGTTAGATGTCTTAAAAAGAATGGTATTTCTGGGCATGTTGTGGGTGACCCTCGCCATTATGTTCATGACGGGCACTAATCGTGTCAATCTGTTTTCGATGGGCTATCTCATCGGTTCTTTCATATTCCTGTGGCAAGGAACAGACTTCTATTTACGTCCAAAGGAAGCAATTTTGCAATG GTGGTCCTGGCTCCTCCGCTACAATGTATCCGTTGTGGTAGTGAAGGCGCTGCTACAAATCCCGGGTTGCATGTTCAGCTCAGTGCTGCAGGAACACGCGTGCTGGCTCGTGCAGCTGCTGGGCATCGGCTGCGTCGACAAGTTCGCCGGCGGGAACATCGCCAGGTTTCTTAAGATGCAGTATGACAAG gaTTCAATGTGTTCAGTTCCTCAAGAAGACATTGGTTTGGCGTGGGATGGAGTTTGTTTCGCTTTCCTGATATTGCAAAGAAGACTTTTCCACAGTTACTATTTCTACAGAGTTATCGATGAAAGCAAAGCTACCACTGTTCTCGCATCTAG AGGTGCGGATTTAATTGAGGAACTTCgtcaaaaacaaatgaacatacAAGAGGAACAAGAAGTAAAGATATTGGAAAAGATTAAAGTTAAAATGGAAAGAATCAAAGCGAATCAGAAGAAAATACAGGGAGTTATGTCAAAGGAACCCGTACACCACGATGCAG GAAGTGGTACCGTTTCCGCGCCAGTCACACATAGGCATAAAG CGGTGCGTTCCGGAGACTACTACATGTTTGATGAATTTGACGATACTGATGTTCATTTGAAAGACGATGAGTCCAGTTCAGACGAAGAAGCACCGAAAACTATGGGTTTCGGGAAG GGTCGGACAACTACACCTCGGTCAGAGGCTGTACGGGAAGCAGACGTGGATGTAAAGGTATCAGAGCATGATCGGCCCGGACCTTCATCAGAATTAGAGGATTTTGCACCGCAACCAG AATCGGAGTCGTTCATTGATAAATTAAAGGGATTCTTAGACACCACTACAGCCTTTATATCTAGTATACTTGTATCCTTGACGCGTCACCTAATGAAGTATTCGCGAGATTACAGATACGTTTCGCGTACGTTATCTGTTGAAAAAAAGAGGCTCAAg GAGAAGGAAGGCTTCGGTATCGGTCGACGAGAAGGTTCACAGATGATTTGGGAGCCGCTACCCGAAACGCTGTTGCATCA TAAGGATGTGACGACGTTGGAAGAGCAAGACGACTCGATGTTTAAGCAAGAAAAGTCTCCGATAATACATCTCGTTTATGCATTGTGGTATGCGGTCTTGGCGCATACCGACATAGTTTGTTACATTATGGTGTTCATAAACCAG atCCAGTCGGCAACAATTCTATCCATTCCATTACCTCTTATGGTGTTTTTATGGGGAACTTTGACCATACCGCGACCAACTAAAACCTTTTGGGTTACTCTAATTGCGTACACTGAG GtcatagtattaataaaaagcaTGTTCCAATTCGAAATCTTACCGTGGAACCAAAAAGCCATACCAGCGAACATGCCTTTCACTGCGCCGAGAATTATCGGAATAGAGAGGAAATTCAACTATGCATTATATGACCTACTTCTTctactcattatatttttacatag atttatgttGAAATCGTTGGGCTTGTGGAAGGAATCAACGCCGGAGGTAGAATTAAAAGAGGATATGGAGTATCCCTTGAATCCTTCTGATACCCAATTGTTGGTCGAAGGTCGAGGTGAAGAAGTCGGTCGGAAGTATCTGGAGATGCACGAAAGGCCGACCCC GCCCGCACAAACGGAAACGAATGATATATCTGAAACCCCGAAAAAAACGGTAGAATTAAGAGAACCTGAACAAACGGAAGATCACGACTTAGAACAAGAACCTGGTCCCTCTAAAGTCATAGACGACGATCATTAcaa AGTCAATGACGACCAAGAACCGATAATTGCTGTTGCGACGACGCTAGAAGATACATATAGCCACTATCCTCAAGTAATTGTGTTATC CGTGAAGCGCTACCTGTCGCCCACGCGGCACTTCTTCCAGCGCATGCTGGCGCCGGGCGCGCGCGTCACGGCCGACATCTACGCCTACATGTTTCTCTGCGACTTCTTCAACTTCCTCGTCGTTATATTCGGCTTCGCTGCTTTCGGA ACTCATCAAGGGGACGGCGGGGTGCAGGCTTATCTGGAAGAGAACAAAGTACCGATCCCATTTTTGGTGATGTTGATTCTTCAATTCGGTCTGATCGTGATAGACCGCGCGCTCTACCTGCGCAAGTTCATGCTGGGCAAGATATTATTCCAATACGCACTCATAATCGGCGTGCACATTTGGATGTTCTTCGTATTACCCTTCATCACTGAGAG AACATTCAACGCTCTGTTGCCGCCGCCCATGTGGTACATGGTGAAGTGCGTGTACCTACTGCTGTCCGCGTATCAGATCCGCTGCGGATATCCGCGCCGCATCATCGGCAACTTCCTCTGCAAGTCCTACCACTTCCTCAACATGGTTTGCTTTAGAGG aTTTATGGCTGTGCCTTTCTTGTTCGAGTTACGCACACTGATGGACTGGATCTGGACGGATACATCTATGACGTTCATGGACTGGCTCAAAATGGAAGATATATTCGCCAGTGTTTTCTTACTGAAG TGCTCGCGCTACGTGGAGGACGAGTTCCCGCAGCCGCGCGGCGCCAAGAAGTCGGCGACGTCCAAGTACCTGCTGGGCGGCGGGGTGCTCGCCTTCGTCATCGCCATCATCTGGTTCCCGCTCGTATTCTTCGCCTTCGGAAACTCC gTTGGGCAACCGAATCCACCAACAGACGTTACGGTAAAAATTCGAATCGGACCATTTCTGCCGGTCTACCAGATGTCGGCACAATCGCATAATATAGACGT CTTCACGGAGCAGGACTACACGCAGCTGAGCAACCAGTACGCTCGCGACCGCACGGCGCAGACGTTCCTGTCCAACTACATGTACAACGACGTGGCCGTCGTCACCATCAACCCCAACTCCACCATGACGTGGCAGATCTCACCGCCCGAGCTCGCCCGCCTCGAGAAGGAGGCCGTCTCCA ATGCGTCGCTTGCGGTGAAATTCACATACGTCATCACACATCAGAGCAACAACGCGCAGAACCCGCCCACCATAGACAGCAATCGCGAGGTGCCGCTGGACGCCTACATTGACGGGAAGCCCAACCCCGAGAGGGAGACGCTGCTGAAGCTGCTGGCGGACACCGCAAAGCCCGACACTTg gctAAATGTGAAGATGCTTTTCCCGAAATTCCTAAAAGTCTTCAATAAAGGCACTTCGAAGCCTGCCTACCAATTGATGCCCCCGATATCGGGGACGG AGCACGACGACGCGCGGTTCTACCGCGACGTGCAGTTGCGCCTCGAGCGCGAGGGGGACAGCGTGTACTGGCGCGTGCGGGAGGCCTGCCAGCCGTCC GATTACCTCGCAGCGATTCCGATGAACAACTGTGATATGCTCGTCATGTACACTTTCAATGACAAACTCTTCCCGGAGACTCTCAATTTTATATCAGGAGGAGG AATAATCGGGCTGTACACGACGTTCGTGTTCCTGGCGTCGCGCGTGCTGCGCGGCTTCTTCTCGGGCATCTACACCAAGATCATGTTCGACGACCTGCCCAACGTCGACCGCGTGCTGCAGCTGTGTCTCGACATCTATCTG GTTCGCGAGGCTTTAGAGCTGTCCCTAGAAGAAGACTTATTTGCGAAATTAGTATTCTTGTATCGATCGCCAGAGACCATGATAAAATGGAGTCGACCGAAGGAAGAAGACAGTCAAGAACAAAGAGCACTACCAGCTCCAAACTGA